One genomic region from Sorangium aterium encodes:
- a CDS encoding ABC transporter substrate-binding protein — MKSRSMSRRIFALSALVLSVGATAACDNKGPESGAAGPAGSAGPAAGAAGAKGDAKGGAKFVTISREQQASWVRNFNPLLGEGATRFPTVAGIYEPMIVYNTMKGEYVPWLATKYEWSDSNKKLTFTTRSEVKWSDGQPFSAKDVAFTFGLLKKFPALDLTGVWKLIDSVEAKSDTSVEFVFKEAFVPGLTYIGHQPIVPEHKWKDVADPVTFTNENPVATGPFTEVKTFQNQIYELGKNPNYWQKGKPAVEGLRFPAYPGNDQANLALINGEVDWAGNFVPDIDKTYVAKDPENNHYWFPLVGGTVTLYPNATKKPFDDIKLRKAISMAIDRAQIAKVAVNGYTVGADGTGLDDAYGRWRSDKAAAAGDWTTFDVAKANALLDEAGYAKGADGIRAKDGKPLKFDINVVTGWSDWVRAVQITAQSLKAVGIDATLKTYDFSAFFEALQKGTFDMSMGWTNTEPTPFNYYRDLMAPEFVKPVNEVSNRNWHRFAAKEAEPLFKKFAAATDPAEQKAIVDDLQLIYAQQVPVIPLFKNPSWGEYSTKRFVGWPSKENPYAKLSPNNSPDYLLVLTEIKPK, encoded by the coding sequence ATGAAGAGTCGATCCATGTCGCGCCGCATTTTTGCCCTTTCGGCGCTCGTCCTATCTGTCGGCGCCACGGCGGCCTGCGACAACAAGGGGCCCGAGTCCGGTGCCGCGGGGCCCGCTGGCTCGGCCGGGCCCGCTGCCGGGGCTGCGGGCGCGAAGGGCGACGCGAAGGGCGGCGCGAAGTTCGTCACCATCTCCAGGGAGCAGCAGGCGTCCTGGGTTCGTAACTTCAACCCCCTGCTCGGCGAGGGGGCCACGCGCTTCCCCACCGTCGCGGGCATCTACGAGCCCATGATCGTGTACAACACGATGAAGGGCGAGTACGTCCCGTGGCTCGCCACGAAGTACGAGTGGAGCGACTCGAACAAGAAGCTCACCTTCACGACCCGCTCCGAAGTCAAGTGGTCTGACGGACAACCCTTCTCGGCGAAGGACGTCGCGTTCACGTTCGGGCTCCTCAAGAAGTTCCCGGCGCTCGATCTCACGGGCGTGTGGAAGCTCATCGACTCGGTCGAGGCCAAGAGCGACACCTCGGTCGAGTTCGTCTTCAAGGAGGCGTTCGTCCCCGGCCTCACCTACATCGGCCATCAGCCGATCGTGCCGGAGCACAAGTGGAAGGACGTCGCCGACCCGGTCACGTTCACGAACGAGAACCCGGTCGCGACGGGGCCCTTCACCGAGGTGAAGACCTTCCAGAACCAGATCTACGAGCTCGGCAAGAACCCGAACTACTGGCAGAAGGGCAAGCCGGCGGTCGAGGGGCTCCGCTTCCCGGCGTACCCGGGCAACGACCAGGCGAACCTGGCGCTCATCAACGGCGAGGTCGACTGGGCCGGCAACTTCGTGCCCGACATCGACAAGACCTACGTCGCCAAGGACCCGGAGAACAACCACTACTGGTTCCCGCTCGTCGGCGGCACCGTGACGCTCTACCCGAACGCCACGAAGAAGCCGTTCGACGATATCAAGCTGCGCAAGGCCATCAGCATGGCCATCGACCGCGCCCAGATCGCGAAGGTCGCGGTCAACGGCTACACGGTCGGCGCGGACGGGACCGGGCTCGACGACGCCTACGGGCGCTGGCGCAGCGACAAGGCTGCCGCGGCCGGCGACTGGACGACCTTCGACGTGGCCAAGGCGAACGCCCTCCTCGACGAGGCCGGCTACGCCAAGGGCGCCGACGGGATCCGCGCGAAGGACGGCAAGCCGCTGAAGTTCGACATCAACGTCGTGACCGGCTGGTCCGACTGGGTGCGCGCCGTCCAGATCACCGCGCAGAGCCTGAAGGCCGTGGGCATCGATGCCACGCTGAAGACCTACGACTTCAGCGCGTTCTTCGAGGCGCTCCAGAAGGGCACGTTCGACATGTCGATGGGCTGGACCAACACCGAGCCCACGCCGTTCAACTACTACCGCGATCTCATGGCCCCGGAGTTCGTGAAGCCCGTCAACGAGGTCTCGAACCGCAACTGGCACCGCTTCGCCGCCAAGGAGGCCGAGCCGCTGTTCAAGAAGTTCGCGGCCGCGACGGATCCGGCGGAGCAGAAGGCCATCGTCGACGATCTGCAGCTGATCTACGCCCAGCAGGTGCCGGTCATCCCGCTGTTCAAGAACCCGTCCTGGGGCGAGTACAGCACGAAGCGCTTCGTCGGGTGGCCCAGCAAGGAGAACCCGTACGCGAAGCTGTCGCCGAACAACTCGCCGGACTACCTGCTCGTCCTGACCGAGATCAAGCCGAAGTGA
- a CDS encoding PE-PGRS family protein, whose translation MLSQKTALQLVLCLTIGFSAAACSDDGGETGNSTSTSTSTSTSSGSSSSSSSGQGGGAGGTDGQGGAGGADVGTGGQGGGTGGADVGTGGQGGGTGGAGTGEGGSATPGDPACGADTATFADVRPILQTNCAGCHGNNGPAPGGLDLRANAAHDGLVEHDSATCDGRVLVVPGKPSESYIINLLHGQNLCAEGKRMPPPPNQALSAANIKKINDWICAGAPE comes from the coding sequence ATGCTTTCCCAGAAAACTGCACTTCAACTGGTCCTCTGTCTGACCATCGGGTTCTCGGCGGCTGCCTGCTCTGACGACGGTGGCGAGACGGGCAACAGCACAAGCACCTCGACAAGCACCTCGACCAGCAGCGGCAGCAGCAGCAGCAGCAGCTCGGGCCAGGGCGGCGGCGCCGGCGGGACCGACGGCCAGGGCGGCGCCGGCGGCGCGGATGTCGGCACGGGCGGCCAGGGCGGCGGCACCGGCGGCGCGGATGTCGGCACGGGCGGCCAGGGCGGCGGCACCGGCGGCGCTGGCACCGGCGAAGGCGGCTCCGCCACCCCAGGCGATCCCGCGTGCGGCGCGGACACCGCGACCTTCGCTGATGTGCGGCCGATCCTGCAGACGAACTGCGCGGGGTGCCACGGCAATAACGGCCCTGCGCCCGGCGGCCTCGATCTCCGCGCGAACGCGGCCCACGACGGGCTCGTCGAGCACGACAGCGCGACCTGCGACGGCAGGGTGCTCGTCGTGCCGGGCAAGCCGAGCGAGAGCTACATCATCAACCTGCTGCACGGCCAGAACCTCTGCGCCGAAGGCAAGCGCATGCCCCCGCCCCCGAACCAGGCCCTGTCTGCGGCCAATATCAAGAAGATCAACGACTGGATCTGCGCCGGCGCTCCCGAGTGA
- a CDS encoding AAA family ATPase, producing the protein MLTSIRLRNFKSFADQTVELAPFTLLLGANGSGKSNFLDALRFLQGVGLDLPLCDIFRGRVDGKREVWPGLRGGTQGATHRGAKSFTIESRWAIGKEELTHKITCQVEPDVIVEHESLEARSAGGTLFDTPASALKGLEGFASGGVMKAASKKGRSMRLASMDRNPARRSLLGQIEHHRGRGDDVSLSDVIALCNALQVAMRSTLSLDIDPSRMRGYVPHEIENLGAGGQNLSAVLRWLCQEAEHKADVLGWVRSIFAPEIEDIEFAETGLGDVMMVLVEKGGARVPAPSLPDGALRALGKIAGVLTAPEGSLLLVEDPDAGMHPERAGLLAQLLEGAARPSVCQIVATTHSPALLRGVSKQGLSRAIAFQRDPETSATTTRRLADLPRFEDMAERDPGELLSSKAFSA; encoded by the coding sequence ATGCTGACATCTATTCGACTCAGGAACTTCAAGAGCTTCGCCGATCAAACGGTGGAGCTGGCCCCCTTCACGCTGCTGCTCGGGGCCAACGGCTCCGGGAAGAGCAACTTCCTCGACGCCCTGCGTTTCCTGCAGGGCGTCGGGCTGGATCTACCGCTGTGCGACATCTTCCGCGGCCGCGTCGACGGCAAGCGCGAGGTGTGGCCGGGCCTGCGCGGCGGCACGCAAGGGGCCACGCACAGGGGCGCCAAATCGTTCACCATCGAGAGCCGATGGGCGATAGGGAAGGAGGAGCTCACACACAAGATCACGTGTCAGGTCGAGCCTGACGTGATCGTGGAGCACGAGTCGCTCGAGGCGAGGTCGGCCGGGGGCACGCTCTTCGACACGCCGGCGTCGGCGCTGAAGGGGCTGGAGGGGTTCGCCTCGGGCGGAGTGATGAAGGCGGCGTCGAAGAAGGGCCGCTCGATGCGGCTCGCGTCGATGGATCGCAACCCCGCGCGGCGCAGCCTGCTCGGCCAGATAGAGCACCACCGCGGGCGCGGCGACGACGTGAGCCTCTCGGACGTCATCGCGCTCTGCAACGCGCTCCAGGTCGCGATGCGGAGCACGCTGTCGCTCGACATCGATCCTTCGCGGATGAGGGGTTACGTGCCGCACGAGATAGAGAACCTCGGCGCCGGCGGGCAGAACCTCTCCGCCGTGCTCCGCTGGCTCTGCCAGGAGGCCGAGCACAAGGCCGATGTGCTCGGCTGGGTGCGCTCGATCTTCGCGCCCGAGATCGAAGATATCGAGTTCGCGGAGACGGGCCTCGGCGACGTCATGATGGTGCTCGTCGAGAAGGGCGGCGCCCGCGTCCCGGCGCCGAGCCTCCCGGACGGCGCGCTGCGCGCGCTCGGCAAGATCGCCGGCGTGCTCACCGCGCCGGAGGGCTCGCTCCTCCTCGTGGAGGACCCGGACGCCGGCATGCACCCCGAGCGCGCCGGCCTGCTCGCGCAGCTCCTCGAGGGGGCGGCGCGGCCCTCCGTCTGCCAGATCGTGGCGACGACCCACTCGCCCGCGCTGCTCCGGGGGGTGTCGAAGCAGGGCCTCAGCCGCGCGATCGCGTTCCAGCGCGACCCCGAGACCTCCGCCACGACGACGCGCCGCCTCGCCGACCTCCCGCGCTTCGAGGACATGGCCGAGCGCGATCCGGGAGAGCTGCTCTCCTCGAAGGCGTTCTCCGCGTAG
- a CDS encoding FKBP-type peptidyl-prolyl cis-trans isomerase, whose translation MKRFSLVLVAMLAVPLTACDPKPASQATADAPVSVSVNQAPPPPPTPEPPAAPQQPEEPAGLPAPPDVAAPPADAQKTASGLAFKVLAPSKEKAHPGPDDKVTVHYTGWTTDGKMFDSSIVRNEPATFPVGGVIKGWTEALQLMSKGEKRRLWIPGDLAYGDKPTRPGAPAGMLVFDVELLDFAPAPKPPPAPKDVKAAPKTATKTASGLAYQVLQKGTGTEHPKPTSRATVHYTGWTTDGKMFDSSIVRDEPATFPVGGVIKGWTEGLQLMVKGEKARFWIPADLAYGDKPTRPGAPAGMLVFDVELIDFR comes from the coding sequence ATGAAGCGCTTTTCCCTCGTCCTCGTTGCGATGCTCGCCGTCCCCCTCACCGCGTGCGACCCGAAGCCTGCCTCACAGGCGACCGCCGACGCGCCGGTGAGCGTCTCGGTCAACCAGGCCCCGCCGCCGCCGCCCACCCCTGAGCCCCCCGCCGCGCCGCAGCAGCCCGAAGAGCCCGCCGGCCTGCCCGCGCCGCCAGACGTCGCGGCGCCGCCCGCCGACGCGCAGAAGACCGCATCGGGCCTCGCGTTCAAGGTGCTGGCGCCGAGCAAGGAGAAGGCGCATCCCGGCCCGGACGACAAGGTGACGGTCCACTACACGGGGTGGACCACGGACGGGAAGATGTTCGACAGCTCCATCGTCCGCAACGAGCCGGCCACCTTCCCGGTGGGCGGCGTGATCAAGGGGTGGACGGAAGCGCTCCAGCTCATGAGCAAGGGCGAGAAGCGCCGCCTCTGGATCCCCGGGGACCTCGCCTATGGCGACAAGCCGACCCGCCCGGGCGCCCCGGCCGGAATGCTGGTGTTCGACGTCGAGCTGCTCGACTTCGCCCCCGCGCCGAAGCCGCCGCCCGCGCCGAAGGACGTGAAGGCGGCGCCGAAGACCGCGACGAAGACCGCCTCCGGGCTCGCCTACCAGGTCCTGCAGAAGGGCACGGGCACCGAGCACCCGAAGCCGACGAGCCGCGCCACCGTCCACTACACGGGCTGGACGACCGACGGGAAGATGTTCGACAGCTCGATCGTCCGCGACGAACCGGCCACCTTCCCGGTGGGTGGCGTGATCAAGGGGTGGACCGAGGGCTTACAGCTGATGGTGAAAGGCGAGAAGGCGCGATTCTGGATACCGGCCGACCTCGCTTACGGCGACAAGCCCACACGCCCCGGCGCGCCCGCCGGCATGCTCGTATTCGACGTCGAGCTCATCGACTTTCGCTGA